A single region of the Triticum dicoccoides isolate Atlit2015 ecotype Zavitan chromosome 2B, WEW_v2.0, whole genome shotgun sequence genome encodes:
- the LOC119363203 gene encoding ruvB-like 2 translates to MAELKRLSESRDLTRIERIGAHSHIRGLGLDSSIEARDASEGMVGQLPARRAAGLILQLIRQGKIAGRAVLLAGQPGTGKTALAMGIAKSLGAETPFASVAASELFSLDLSKTEALTQAFRRAIGVRIKEEAEIIEGEVVEISIDRPVSAGSSGIPSGATAAGKTGRLTLKTTDMETVYELGGKMIEALGKEKVQSGDVIALDKASGKVTKLGRSIGRSRDYDAVGAHTKFVKCPEGELQKRKEVMHCVTLHEIDVINSRTQGFLALFTGDTGEIRAEVREQIDTKVAEWREEGKAEIVPGVLFIDEVHMLDIECFSFLNRALENDMAPILVIATNRGITTIRGTNYRSPHGIPSDFLDRLLIITTQPYTAEEIRKILDIRCEEEDVEMSAEGKDLLTKIGTETSLRYAIQLITSAGLACQKRKGKVVEMEDISRVYHLFLDVKRSTQFLIDSQSDYMFSEVQGDSDGDDAMQS, encoded by the exons ATGGCGGAGCTGAAGCGGCTGTCGGAGAGCCGCGACCTAACCCGCATCGAGCGGATAGGCGCGCACTCCCACATCCGGGGGCTGGGGCTGGACTCCTCCATCGAGGCCCGCGATGCCTCGGAGGGGATGGTCGGCCAGCTCCCCGCGCGCCGCGCCGCTGGACTCATCCTCCAGCTCATCCGCCAGGGGAAGATCGCCGGCCGCGCCGTCCTCCTCGCAGGGCAGCCGGGGACCGGCAAGACCGCCCTCGCCATGGGCATCGCCAAGTCGCTCGGCGCCGAGACGCCCTTCGCCTCCGTCGCTGCCTCCGAGCTCTTCTCCCTCGACCTCTCCAAGACCGAGGCGCTCACCCAGGCGTTCCGCCGCGCCATTGGCGTTCGCATCAAGGAGGAAGCGGAGATCATCGAGGGCGAGGTCGTTGAGATCTCAATCGACCGCCCTGTCTCCGCCGGTAGCTCGGGCATACCTTCAGGTGCTACCGCTGCCGGCAAGACTGGAAGGCTCACGCTGAAGACTACGGACATGGAGACGGTGTATGAGCTGGGTGGGAAGATGATTGAGGCCCTGGGGAAGGAGAAGGTACAGAGCGGGGATGTGATTGCGCTCGACAAGGCCTCCGGGAAGGTTACCAAGCTTGGCCGCTCCATCGGGAGGTCACGGGATTATGATGCCGTTGGTGCGCACACCAAGTTTGTCAAGTGCCCTGAAGGAGAGCTCCAGAAGCGCAAGGAGGTTATGCACTGCGTTACCTTACATGAGATTGATGTCATCAATAGCAG GACACAAGGCTTCCTTGCACTTTTCACTGGTGACACTGGTGAGATCCGTGCAGAGGTTAGGGAGCAGATCGATACAAAAGTTGCCGagtggagagaggaaggaaaggctgAGATTGTCCCTGGCGTTCTGTTTATCGATGAAGTCCACATGCTAGACATTGAATGCTTCTCCTTCCTGAACCGTGCTCTGGAGAATGACATGGCTCCGATCCTCGTTATTGCGACGAATCGAGGCATTACAACCATACGTGGGACCAACTACCGATCACCACATGGTATACCGTCGGATTTCCTCGACCGCCTCTTGATCATCACAACACAACCATACACGGCGGAGGAGATCCGGAAGATCTTAGAcatcaggtgtgaggaagaagacgtTGAAATGTCTGCTGAGGGCAAGGATCTGCTGACAAAGATTGGCACTGAGACCTCCCTCAGGTACGCGATCCAGCTGATCACTTCGGCCGGCTTGGCTTGCcagaagcgcaagggcaaggtcgTGGAGATGGAGGACATAAGCCGGGTGTACCACCTGTTTCTGGACGTGAAGAGATCGACGCAGTTCTTGATCGACAGCCAGAGCGACTACATGTTCAGTGAAGTGCAAGGGGATTCCGATGGGGATGACGCCATGCAGTCCTAG